A section of the Dethiosulfovibrio faecalis genome encodes:
- the prdA gene encoding D-proline reductase (dithiol) proprotein PrdA has protein sequence MSIDIEQAKKMAGKPAIVCCRTEEGTILESHNLEDPAIFPDLEDSGLLTIPSNCHKIGEILGAKLLKTIDSLTPLTPDLVEGAKKMSDAGTTDGSSKAKVSKKNEKAVLKVGKKAGEPIGPDDLEDPSNFANLVDSLLLSLPRDAVTRGEAVGKKLSSAREAFTALTPSMFQGYVAPAMPAQAAPKLSRSSGSYGGTLRIKIEEGRGIDIELPLGSYGNYSSEEPYPSEAMLVEVPEEEPRALSAAKAEPKEIRSLVKKHFNITEVSFGDDTKIDGTKLYIRKDICDDAVEVSDLVKKIKIDIITPELYDTYSETLMDIQPIATKENDGKLGTGVTRVLDNVVMVITGTDENGVQIGEFGSSEGILQENILWNRPGAPDKGDIMIKTEVVIEAHTNMERRGPFSAHRATEFITNEIRMALKDLDESLVVDTEEFKQVRHPSKKKVVIVKEIMGQGAMHDNLILPEEPVGMLGGHPNIDLGNLPVMLSPLEVLDGGIHALTCIGPASKECSRHYWREPLVLETLKDEEMDLCGVILIGSPQINSEKFYVSERLGMTVEALDVDGAIVTTEGFGNNHIDFASHIEQIGMRGIPVVGMSFCAMQGALVVGNPYMTAMVDLNKSDNGIENEILGCNTLCREDAVRALEMLRAIMNGEEVMEPERKWNPNVKESNLESIEEQIGMELELVPNENSIPVSDKRREKYMD, from the coding sequence ATGTCTATCGATATCGAGCAAGCGAAGAAAATGGCCGGTAAGCCGGCTATCGTCTGCTGTCGGACGGAGGAGGGGACGATTCTGGAGTCCCACAACCTGGAGGATCCTGCGATTTTTCCGGACCTCGAGGACTCCGGATTGCTGACTATACCGTCTAATTGCCATAAGATCGGCGAAATTTTGGGAGCTAAGCTGTTGAAGACTATAGACTCTCTCACTCCCCTGACCCCCGATCTGGTAGAGGGGGCCAAGAAGATGTCGGACGCCGGGACTACGGATGGTTCGTCTAAGGCCAAGGTGTCGAAGAAGAACGAGAAGGCGGTCCTCAAGGTTGGAAAGAAGGCAGGTGAGCCCATCGGTCCGGACGATCTGGAGGATCCGTCCAACTTCGCCAATCTCGTGGACTCGCTCTTGCTCTCCTTGCCCCGGGACGCGGTGACTCGCGGGGAGGCCGTCGGGAAAAAGCTGTCCTCCGCCAGGGAGGCCTTCACTGCCTTGACTCCCTCGATGTTCCAGGGATACGTGGCGCCGGCTATGCCTGCACAGGCCGCTCCGAAGCTCTCCCGGTCCTCCGGCAGCTACGGAGGTACATTGAGAATCAAGATAGAAGAAGGGCGAGGGATAGATATAGAGCTGCCTCTCGGCTCGTACGGCAACTATTCAAGCGAGGAGCCCTATCCCTCGGAGGCGATGCTGGTAGAGGTCCCGGAGGAGGAGCCTCGGGCTCTTTCGGCCGCCAAGGCGGAACCGAAGGAGATCCGGTCTCTGGTCAAGAAGCATTTCAACATCACCGAGGTCAGTTTCGGCGACGATACGAAGATAGATGGAACCAAGCTCTACATCAGAAAAGACATCTGCGACGATGCGGTGGAAGTAAGCGACTTGGTCAAGAAGATAAAGATAGATATCATCACCCCCGAGTTATACGACACCTACTCCGAGACCCTGATGGACATCCAGCCTATAGCGACGAAGGAGAACGACGGCAAGCTGGGGACTGGGGTGACCAGGGTCCTGGACAACGTGGTCATGGTTATCACCGGGACTGACGAGAACGGGGTTCAGATAGGAGAGTTCGGCTCGTCGGAGGGAATTCTCCAGGAGAACATCCTATGGAACCGTCCCGGGGCTCCCGACAAGGGCGACATAATGATCAAGACCGAGGTGGTCATAGAGGCTCACACTAACATGGAGCGTAGGGGGCCGTTTTCTGCTCATCGGGCCACCGAGTTCATCACGAACGAGATCCGCATGGCGCTGAAGGATCTGGATGAAAGTCTCGTGGTAGATACGGAGGAGTTCAAGCAGGTCCGTCATCCCAGCAAGAAGAAGGTCGTCATAGTCAAGGAGATAATGGGGCAGGGAGCTATGCACGACAACCTGATACTTCCGGAGGAGCCGGTAGGCATGCTCGGAGGGCATCCCAATATCGACCTTGGGAACCTCCCCGTGATGCTGTCTCCGCTGGAGGTGCTGGACGGCGGCATCCACGCTCTGACCTGTATCGGACCGGCATCGAAGGAGTGCTCGAGGCATTATTGGCGTGAGCCTCTGGTGCTGGAGACCCTCAAGGACGAGGAGATGGATCTCTGCGGCGTCATATTGATCGGAAGCCCTCAGATCAACAGCGAGAAGTTCTACGTGTCGGAGAGGCTCGGCATGACTGTGGAGGCCCTGGACGTGGACGGAGCGATCGTCACCACCGAGGGCTTCGGAAATAACCATATAGACTTCGCCAGCCATATCGAGCAGATAGGTATGAGAGGGATCCCTGTGGTGGGTATGTCTTTCTGTGCCATGCAGGGAGCCTTGGTCGTGGGTAACCCCTACATGACTGCCATGGTGGACCTGAATAAGTCCGATAACGGGATCGAGAACGAGATCCTCGGCTGTAACACCCTTTGCAGGGAGGACGCCGTGAGGGCGTTGGAGATGCTTCGGGCCATCATGAACGGCGAGGAAGTCATGGAGCCGGAGCGCAAGTGGAACCCCAACGTGAAGGAGAGCAATCTTGAGAGCATAGAGGAGCAGATCGGAATGGAGTTGGAGCTGGTCCCGAACGAAAATTCCATACCGGTAAGCGATAAACGTCGTGAAAAATACATGGACTGA
- a CDS encoding CBO2463/CBO2479 domain-containing protein, whose protein sequence is MKNTWTDLPLNYGDKLIVMAGVIVDIQDGAVGMDLKGRLGSLRVPKRMLICDEPLQIGQEVAFRMSFPEVVNSTPNEKYVQILEHEKERNG, encoded by the coding sequence GTGAAAAATACATGGACTGATCTGCCCTTGAACTACGGCGACAAGCTCATCGTGATGGCCGGAGTCATAGTGGACATTCAAGACGGCGCCGTTGGGATGGATCTCAAGGGACGTCTGGGATCCCTTCGGGTCCCTAAAAGGATGCTTATCTGCGACGAGCCGTTGCAGATCGGACAGGAAGTCGCCTTCAGGATGAGCTTTCCCGAGGTGGTCAACTCGACCCCAAACGAAAAGTACGTGCAGATCTTAGAACACGAAAAAGAAAGGAATGGATAG
- the prdB gene encoding D-proline reductase (dithiol) protein PrdB — protein sequence MVAVCVSGLQSEIYVPITPNPVWTPVTKDLKDMNIALATAAGVHLKSDKRFNLAGDSTYRIVPGDALIDDMMVSHGGYDNGDVNKDINCMFPLDRIRELAAEGFIKSVAKSHVGFMGGGGNQEKFKNDLGPSVAKILKDEGVDAVLMTAGUGTCHRSAVIVQRAIEESGIPTIIIAALPPVVRQNGSPRAVAPRVPMGANAGEPHNVEMQMAIVKDSLRAMTEIESAGVIVPLPYEYIAKV from the coding sequence ATGGTAGCCGTCTGCGTAAGTGGATTGCAATCCGAGATATACGTCCCCATAACTCCGAACCCTGTGTGGACCCCGGTCACCAAGGACCTCAAAGACATGAACATCGCCCTGGCGACCGCGGCCGGAGTGCATCTCAAGAGCGACAAGCGCTTTAACCTGGCTGGAGACTCCACCTATCGTATCGTTCCCGGAGATGCCCTGATCGACGACATGATGGTCTCTCACGGAGGATACGATAATGGTGACGTCAACAAGGACATCAACTGCATGTTCCCTCTCGACCGTATCAGAGAGCTTGCAGCCGAGGGGTTCATCAAGTCCGTAGCCAAGAGCCATGTCGGGTTTATGGGTGGCGGCGGCAATCAGGAGAAATTCAAGAACGATCTCGGTCCATCGGTGGCGAAGATACTGAAGGACGAGGGTGTGGACGCCGTCCTTATGACCGCTGGGTGAGGCACCTGCCATCGGTCCGCTGTCATAGTACAGCGGGCAATAGAGGAATCGGGGATTCCTACGATAATAATCGCTGCTTTGCCTCCCGTCGTGAGACAGAACGGTTCGCCCAGAGCCGTCGCTCCCAGGGTCCCCATGGGTGCGAACGCCGGAGAACCGCATAACGTCGAGATGCAGATGGCCATAGTCAAGGACAGTCTCAGGGCTATGACCGAGATAGAGTCGGCAGGGGTGATAGTCCCTTTGCCTTACGAATACATAGCGAAGGTCTAA
- a CDS encoding glycine/sarcosine/betaine reductase component B subunit — protein sequence MDNSKKTRKLVVNAFHVKKVVFGEKTSFCDGLLTLGEELRPMAEEVHSDVINKVRLNVISPSQRDVEVNAIMDFQPIATKALGTLGEGVTNVLTGVVVMINGIDVDGRQASNMGAASGRLKDAVVFNRRGTPQESDYIVQVDVEFQKDQGRVRSGPNAAYRLCDSVIQSIRESIKKLNPRDADERHVYYESVSADKPKIVIVKQVAGQGGGYDTRLFGREPAGFEGGYSIVDFGNVPVIVTPNEYRDGALMCLY from the coding sequence ATGGATAACTCTAAAAAGACTAGAAAGTTGGTGGTCAATGCCTTCCACGTCAAGAAGGTCGTTTTTGGAGAGAAGACGTCCTTCTGCGACGGGTTATTGACCTTGGGCGAGGAATTGAGACCCATGGCGGAGGAGGTCCACTCCGATGTCATAAACAAGGTCCGATTGAACGTGATCTCTCCCTCTCAGCGCGACGTAGAGGTGAACGCCATAATGGATTTTCAGCCCATCGCAACGAAGGCTCTGGGGACTTTGGGCGAGGGTGTGACCAACGTGCTCACCGGAGTGGTGGTCATGATAAACGGAATAGACGTCGACGGACGGCAGGCCTCTAACATGGGTGCGGCATCGGGAAGGCTCAAGGACGCCGTGGTTTTCAATCGCAGAGGGACGCCGCAGGAGTCGGACTACATCGTACAGGTCGACGTCGAGTTTCAGAAAGATCAAGGTCGGGTCCGATCCGGTCCGAACGCTGCGTATCGTCTGTGCGACTCCGTGATCCAATCCATCAGGGAGTCCATAAAAAAACTGAACCCTAGAGATGCCGATGAAAGACACGTCTATTACGAGAGTGTTTCTGCGGATAAGCCTAAGATCGTGATTGTGAAACAAGTAGCAGGTCAGGGCGGAGGGTACGATACCAGGCTTTTCGGCCGGGAGCCCGCCGGATTTGAGGGAGGATACTCCATAGTCGATTTCGGGAACGTCCCGGTGATAGTAACCCCGAACGAATATCGGGACGGAGCCTTGATGTGTCTCTATTGA
- a CDS encoding glycine/sarcosine/betaine reductase component B subunit has translation MGIGPSTKETTLHHFRDPLLEIVDSDDDVDLLGVIVVGTPQDNGDKYFVGKRAAAWAESMRADGAIVSLDGWGNSHVDFANTVEELGKRDISVVGVSFVGTQAQFVVVNKYMNTIVDINKTEEGVETEVLGENSLSELDAKKAVSLLKLKMRKRQESN, from the coding sequence ATGGGAATAGGACCTTCCACTAAAGAGACCACGTTGCACCATTTCAGGGATCCTCTTTTGGAGATCGTCGATAGCGACGACGACGTCGATTTGTTGGGGGTCATAGTTGTGGGGACCCCGCAGGACAACGGCGATAAGTATTTTGTTGGAAAGCGCGCCGCGGCGTGGGCGGAGTCCATGAGAGCCGATGGAGCCATAGTCTCGTTGGACGGTTGGGGAAATAGCCACGTCGACTTCGCTAACACGGTCGAGGAGCTTGGGAAAAGGGATATCTCCGTCGTGGGGGTCAGTTTTGTAGGGACTCAGGCTCAGTTCGTCGTTGTGAACAAGTACATGAACACCATAGTCGATATCAACAAGACGGAAGAAGGAGTGGAGACGGAGGTCCTTGGCGAGAACAGTCTTTCGGAGCTCGATGCCAAAAAGGCGGTTTCCCTTCTTAAGTTGAAGATGCGCAAAAGACAGGAATCCAATTAA
- a CDS encoding proline racemase translates to MQFKKNVFAVDSHTMGEPTRVIVGGVPNIPGLTMPEKKSYLENHMDYLRTALMHEPRGHNDMFGSILTAPSSSEADFGIIFMDGGGYLNMCGHGTIGACTVAVETGMVEMNEPVTKVVLEAPAGLVRAEVQVREKKVKEVSFVNVPAFLYKRDVEVFMPSLGKNVKLDISFGGSFFGIINAAEFGLSVEVDKAQELKRLALELRDILNCELEVVHPLLPHIKTVDLIEIFDRPSNPEANYKNLVVFGQGQLDRSPCGTGTSAKMATLYAKDELKIGEKFVYESIIGTLFKGRVLAETSVGSFKAVIPEITGSAYITGLNQYVIDDDDPIGLGFVI, encoded by the coding sequence ATGCAGTTCAAGAAAAACGTCTTTGCCGTTGACTCCCACACTATGGGGGAGCCAACCCGAGTAATCGTAGGTGGGGTTCCAAATATCCCCGGGTTGACCATGCCGGAGAAGAAGAGCTATCTCGAAAATCACATGGACTATCTTCGCACCGCTCTGATGCATGAGCCGAGAGGTCACAACGATATGTTCGGATCCATTCTGACTGCGCCTTCCAGCAGCGAGGCCGATTTCGGGATCATCTTCATGGACGGTGGCGGCTATCTCAACATGTGCGGCCACGGCACCATAGGAGCTTGCACCGTGGCAGTCGAAACCGGCATGGTCGAGATGAACGAGCCGGTTACGAAGGTCGTCTTGGAGGCTCCGGCCGGGCTTGTAAGGGCCGAGGTCCAGGTGAGGGAGAAGAAGGTCAAGGAGGTTTCTTTCGTAAATGTCCCCGCCTTCCTATATAAGAGAGACGTAGAGGTCTTCATGCCTAGCCTGGGGAAGAACGTGAAGCTTGATATCTCCTTCGGAGGTAGCTTCTTCGGTATCATAAACGCTGCCGAGTTCGGCCTATCGGTAGAGGTGGACAAAGCCCAGGAGTTGAAGAGACTTGCGCTTGAGCTGAGAGACATTCTGAATTGTGAGCTCGAAGTAGTTCATCCTCTGCTTCCTCATATAAAGACCGTGGACCTCATAGAGATATTCGATCGTCCTTCAAATCCGGAGGCTAACTACAAGAATCTGGTTGTTTTCGGTCAGGGGCAGCTCGATCGGTCTCCCTGTGGCACCGGAACCAGTGCGAAGATGGCGACCTTATATGCGAAGGATGAACTTAAAATAGGCGAGAAGTTCGTTTACGAGAGCATTATAGGAACGTTGTTCAAGGGAAGGGTTTTAGCGGAGACCTCCGTGGGATCCTTTAAGGCGGTTATCCCGGAAATCACCGGGAGTGCCTATATAACCGGGCTCAACCAGTACGTCATAGACGATGATGATCCGATCGGGTTGGGTTTCGTGATCTGA
- a CDS encoding TSUP family transporter, with translation MLYGLLGALGVFGAYFSFFFIKDMMEFKGKMEKGTNFMLSGFMGFVANFFDTLGIGSFAPLTAMLRFGKQIEDRVIPGTLNVSCTWPVLLEAFIFISAIDMDMVTLISLIAASVVGAKIGSKWVSGFSEKRVQLVMAFALLAAAFLFIAGDQGWLAFQGEARGLTGARLAIGIVLNFIFGALMTMGVGLYAPAMAMVTFLGMSPRVAFPVMMGSCAFLMPVASAEFVKQQAYNKKASWAINLFGVIGVLIAAFIVKSLPLKILRYLVIVVIFYTSMTLFAAARKHKEMELEVQEA, from the coding sequence ATGCTATACGGTCTTCTTGGTGCGCTAGGTGTCTTTGGAGCTTATTTTTCGTTCTTTTTCATAAAGGACATGATGGAGTTCAAGGGCAAGATGGAAAAAGGCACTAACTTTATGTTGTCCGGGTTTATGGGGTTCGTCGCCAATTTCTTTGACACCCTCGGCATAGGCAGCTTTGCTCCCCTGACCGCCATGTTGAGGTTCGGAAAGCAGATAGAGGACAGGGTGATACCTGGGACCCTTAACGTCTCCTGCACGTGGCCGGTCCTTCTGGAGGCCTTCATATTCATCTCCGCCATCGATATGGACATGGTCACCCTGATCTCCCTCATAGCGGCCTCGGTGGTTGGTGCCAAGATTGGATCTAAGTGGGTTTCCGGCTTCTCCGAGAAGCGGGTGCAGCTGGTGATGGCTTTCGCCCTTTTGGCCGCGGCCTTCCTCTTCATCGCCGGAGATCAGGGCTGGCTGGCCTTCCAGGGAGAGGCAAGGGGCCTGACTGGTGCCAGGCTCGCCATAGGCATCGTCTTGAATTTCATCTTCGGTGCCCTCATGACCATGGGTGTCGGACTCTACGCTCCTGCCATGGCCATGGTGACCTTCCTTGGAATGAGTCCTCGAGTGGCCTTCCCCGTCATGATGGGCTCCTGCGCCTTCCTTATGCCAGTGGCCTCAGCGGAGTTCGTTAAGCAGCAGGCATACAACAAGAAAGCCTCTTGGGCCATCAACTTGTTCGGTGTGATCGGCGTGTTGATAGCGGCCTTCATCGTCAAGTCGCTGCCCCTGAAGATCTTGAGGTACCTGGTCATAGTCGTGATCTTCTACACTTCGATGACCCTTTTCGCCGCTGCCAGAAAACACAAGGAAATGGAGCTCGAGGTCCAGGAGGCCTAG
- the lysA gene encoding diaminopimelate decarboxylase, whose product MSGMVFDGCDVTELAERFGTPLYVMSETELRRRMRAVKSAFSERYEDVEVLYAGKAFLPRAMCALVKSEGLGLDVVSSGEIHTAVSVGFPMERAYFHGNNKTAEDMAMAMDVGVGRFVVDNRDELDLLASMAEESKTEVSVLFRLAPGVSGDTHRYIQTAHTDCKFGMPLLGEGLRDCVETAMKAPYVKLLGFHFHVGSQLMENRAYLEALGVLGDLMKTLREEIGFETKELNVGGGIGIPYGKDQREVDLDSFLGCVVETAERICSERGMARPRLVIEPGRWIVGPSGITLYRVGTVKEIPGIRTYVSVDGGMTDNPRPSLYQAEYRCVLANRMDEQPDSVVTVAGRCCESGDILIKDAELPLPERGDVVAVFDTGAYNFSMASGYNRLRRPAVVLVKDGEARCIVERQSFDDLIKGESVPEDLL is encoded by the coding sequence ATGAGCGGTATGGTTTTCGACGGGTGCGACGTGACCGAGTTGGCCGAGAGGTTCGGCACGCCCCTTTACGTGATGTCCGAGACGGAGCTAAGGCGGAGGATGAGGGCGGTCAAGAGTGCCTTTTCCGAGAGGTACGAAGACGTGGAGGTCCTCTACGCAGGTAAGGCCTTTCTGCCCAGGGCGATGTGCGCCCTGGTGAAGTCAGAGGGGTTGGGGCTGGACGTGGTCTCCTCCGGCGAGATCCATACGGCGGTGAGCGTCGGTTTTCCCATGGAGCGGGCCTATTTTCACGGCAACAACAAGACCGCCGAGGACATGGCCATGGCCATGGACGTCGGAGTGGGACGTTTCGTGGTGGACAACCGGGACGAGCTGGACCTTTTGGCCAGTATGGCCGAGGAAAGTAAGACGGAGGTCTCCGTGTTGTTCCGCCTGGCTCCCGGGGTCAGCGGCGACACCCATCGCTATATCCAGACGGCCCACACGGATTGCAAGTTCGGTATGCCCCTTCTGGGTGAGGGACTGAGGGACTGCGTCGAGACGGCTATGAAGGCTCCCTACGTTAAGCTGCTGGGGTTCCATTTCCACGTAGGTTCCCAGCTGATGGAGAACAGGGCCTATCTGGAGGCCCTGGGGGTTCTGGGAGATCTTATGAAAACCCTAAGAGAGGAGATCGGCTTCGAGACTAAAGAGCTCAACGTCGGAGGCGGCATAGGCATACCCTACGGCAAGGATCAGAGAGAGGTGGACCTGGACTCTTTCCTGGGCTGCGTAGTGGAGACCGCCGAGAGGATATGTTCCGAGAGGGGAATGGCAAGGCCCAGACTGGTGATAGAGCCGGGCAGATGGATAGTCGGTCCGTCTGGGATCACCCTGTACCGGGTCGGCACGGTCAAGGAGATACCGGGAATAAGGACCTACGTCAGCGTCGACGGGGGCATGACGGACAATCCCAGGCCCTCCCTGTATCAGGCCGAGTATCGGTGCGTCCTGGCTAACAGGATGGACGAACAGCCCGATTCGGTGGTGACGGTGGCAGGCAGGTGCTGCGAGTCCGGCGATATCCTGATAAAGGACGCCGAGCTGCCTCTCCCCGAAAGAGGCGACGTCGTAGCGGTCTTCGACACCGGAGCCTACAACTTTTCCATGGCGAGCGGATACAACCGGCTCAGACGGCCGGCGGTGGTCCTGGTCAAAGACGGCGAGGCACGATGCATCGTTGAGCGTCAGTCTTTCGACGATCTGATAAAGGGCGAATCGGTTCCGGAGGATTTGCTTTGA